A part of Flavobacteriaceae bacterium GSB9 genomic DNA contains:
- a CDS encoding 3'-5' exonuclease, with protein MKFKWPFKKQKKNLPDFWLDYISLFKKKKKKKSEIQNTRFVAFDTETTGFDKKEDRVLSIGAVALTGKTIPVNDTLEVYLKQDVFKPETVKIHGIIKTGTEKKITELEAIKIFLDYVKDAVLIAHHASFDRDMINNMLARHGLGKLKNRFIDTGVLYKKSLHIIYKDHTRPYTLDYLCKELNVQPIDRHTATGDALITALVFLKLLTRLDKRKHLNWGYLLNK; from the coding sequence ATGAAGTTCAAATGGCCATTTAAAAAACAGAAAAAGAATCTTCCTGATTTTTGGTTAGATTATATTTCCTTATTTAAAAAGAAAAAGAAGAAAAAATCTGAAATTCAAAATACAAGATTCGTTGCTTTTGATACAGAGACTACGGGTTTTGATAAAAAAGAAGATCGCGTATTATCAATCGGTGCCGTAGCTTTAACAGGAAAAACAATTCCTGTAAACGATACATTGGAAGTTTATTTAAAGCAAGATGTATTTAAACCAGAAACCGTAAAAATACACGGTATTATAAAGACGGGAACTGAAAAAAAAATAACTGAACTTGAAGCTATAAAAATTTTCCTAGATTATGTTAAAGATGCCGTTTTAATTGCCCATCATGCCAGTTTTGACAGAGATATGATTAACAATATGCTCGCTAGGCATGGCCTAGGCAAACTAAAAAATAGATTTATCGATACGGGTGTGCTCTACAAAAAATCGCTGCACATCATTTACAAAGACCACACAAGGCCATACACCTTAGATTATTTATGCAAAGAATTAAATGTACAGCCTATTGATAGGCACACCGCCACGGGCGATGCGCTTATCACGGCTCTTGTATTTTTAAAATTATTGACCCGTTTAGATAAAAGAAAACACCTAAATTGGGGGTATTTATTGAATAAGTAA
- the acs gene encoding acetate--CoA ligase encodes MSNYHIKHLEEYYQVYRKSIREPENFWEEVAEEHFMWRKKWDKVLTWDFNKPEIKWFEGAQLNITENCIDRHLSTRGDKTAILFEPNSPEEPSEHITYNELYKRVNKFANVLKAQGVKKGDRVCIYVPMIPELAISVLACARIGAIHSVVFAGFSSKALATRINDCDCKMVITSDGSYRGSKTIDLKGIVDEALEQCPGVKSVLVAKRIQSDISMKEGRDLWLQPLLDEASDDCKPEVMNAEDPLFILYTSGSTGKPKGMVHTTAGYMVYTAYTFKNVFQYRENDVYWCTADIGWITGHSYIVYGPLANGATSVMFEGVPSYPDFGRFWEIVEKHKVNQFYTAPTAIRALAKHGVELVEKYDISSLKVLGSVGEPINEEAWHWYNDVVGKNRSPIVDSWWQTETGGIMISPIPFVTPTKPTYATLPFIGIQPALLDESGQELKGNQVEGRLCIKFPWPSIARTIWGNHERYKDTYFSAYENKYFTGDGAMRDEVGYYRITGRVDDVIIVSGHNLGTAPIEDAINEHPAVAESAIVGFPHEVKGSALYGYITLKDTGESRDHGNLRKEINQLISDRIGPIAKLDKIQFTQGLPKTRSGKIMRRILRKIASKDTSNLGDTSTLLNPEVVQDIMDKSL; translated from the coding sequence ATGAGTAATTATCACATAAAACATTTAGAAGAATATTATCAAGTTTATCGAAAGTCTATAAGAGAACCTGAAAATTTTTGGGAAGAAGTCGCCGAAGAACACTTTATGTGGCGAAAAAAATGGGATAAAGTTTTAACATGGGATTTTAATAAACCCGAAATAAAATGGTTTGAGGGAGCCCAACTGAATATCACCGAAAATTGTATTGATAGGCATCTGTCCACACGAGGAGATAAAACGGCTATTTTGTTTGAGCCCAACAGTCCAGAAGAACCTTCAGAACATATTACTTATAACGAATTATATAAGCGTGTTAATAAATTTGCTAATGTTTTAAAGGCTCAGGGCGTTAAAAAGGGCGACCGTGTTTGTATTTACGTGCCCATGATTCCTGAGTTGGCCATTTCTGTATTGGCTTGTGCTCGAATAGGGGCTATACACTCCGTTGTTTTTGCTGGTTTTTCATCTAAAGCATTAGCGACCCGCATAAACGATTGCGATTGTAAAATGGTTATTACGTCAGATGGATCTTACAGAGGTTCCAAAACAATCGACTTAAAAGGTATTGTTGATGAGGCTTTAGAGCAATGTCCGGGTGTAAAATCGGTATTGGTGGCTAAACGCATCCAGTCTGATATTTCAATGAAGGAAGGGCGCGATTTATGGCTGCAGCCCTTGCTGGATGAGGCTTCAGATGATTGTAAGCCAGAAGTTATGAATGCTGAAGACCCACTGTTCATTCTTTATACTTCAGGTTCAACGGGTAAGCCCAAAGGGATGGTGCATACTACTGCCGGATATATGGTTTACACGGCTTATACATTTAAAAACGTATTTCAGTATCGCGAGAACGATGTGTACTGGTGTACTGCAGATATTGGGTGGATTACAGGCCATAGCTATATTGTTTACGGGCCATTGGCCAATGGCGCCACCTCGGTAATGTTTGAAGGCGTACCCAGTTATCCTGATTTTGGGCGGTTCTGGGAAATTGTTGAAAAGCACAAAGTCAATCAATTTTATACGGCACCCACTGCTATTCGAGCTTTGGCGAAGCATGGTGTAGAGTTGGTTGAAAAATATGATATTTCATCCTTAAAAGTACTGGGCAGTGTAGGGGAACCTATAAATGAAGAAGCTTGGCACTGGTATAACGATGTAGTGGGCAAAAATAGAAGTCCGATTGTAGATTCATGGTGGCAAACCGAAACAGGTGGTATTATGATTTCGCCTATACCGTTTGTAACGCCAACAAAACCAACTTACGCTACATTGCCGTTTATCGGCATTCAGCCAGCATTGTTGGATGAAAGTGGGCAAGAACTTAAAGGTAATCAAGTAGAAGGCCGCTTGTGCATTAAATTCCCTTGGCCATCAATAGCGCGCACCATTTGGGGCAACCATGAGCGCTACAAAGACACCTATTTTTCTGCTTACGAGAATAAATATTTCACTGGTGATGGTGCTATGCGCGACGAAGTGGGCTATTACAGAATAACAGGACGTGTAGATGATGTTATTATTGTTTCTGGCCATAATTTAGGTACGGCACCAATAGAAGATGCTATTAACGAACACCCAGCAGTGGCTGAATCAGCAATTGTAGGTTTTCCTCATGAGGTTAAGGGAAGTGCCTTATATGGCTACATAACTCTTAAAGATACAGGGGAATCTAGAGACCATGGTAACCTACGTAAAGAGATTAATCAATTGATTTCAGATCGTATAGGGCCTATAGCTAAGTTGGATAAAATCCAGTTTACACAAGGTTTACCTAAAACACGCTCCGGTAAAATTATGCGTCGTATTTTACGTAAAATAGCTAGTAAGGATACCAGTAATTTGGGCGATACCAGTACACTTTTAAATCCAGAAGTTGTACAAGATATCATGGATAAATCGTTATAA
- a CDS encoding cation acetate symporter, translating into MDAQYLTYIFVGVTFALYIGIAIWSRAGSTKEFYVAGGGVSPIANGMATAADWMSAASFISMAGIISFLGYDGSVFLMGWTGGYVLLALLLAPYLRKFGKFTVPDFIGDRYYSNTARSVAVFCALIVSFTYIAGQMRGVGVVFSRFLEVDINTGVMIGMIIVLFYAVMGGMKGITYTQVAQYCVLIFAFLVPAIFISIQMTNNPLPMLGMGDTLADGSGTYMLDKLDGLSQELGFNAYTDGSKSMIDVFAITLALMVGTAGLPHVIVRFFTVKRVKDARKSAGYALLFIALLYITAPAVAAFAKLNLMETVNQTEYKQLPNWFNTWEDLGLIAWTDKNHDGKVQYLGPKLDGGPALSSKSPEFTGEVGVHGERLISNASDNANELYVDRDIMVLANPEIANLPNWVIALVAAGCLAAALSTAAGLLLVISSSVSHDLIKKMINPNISDKGELIAARLSSVVAVIVAGYFGINPPGFVAAVVALAFGLAAASFFPAIILGIFYKKMNKEGAIAGMVVGVITMLLYMVKFRLGWFDDAVPDESEWWFGISPEGFGTVAMVLNFVVSIVIMQFTPDPPEDVQEIVENIRIPSGAGEATHH; encoded by the coding sequence ATGGATGCACAATATTTAACTTATATATTTGTTGGAGTAACATTTGCACTTTACATTGGAATAGCGATTTGGTCCAGAGCGGGATCGACAAAAGAATTTTACGTTGCCGGAGGCGGGGTTTCTCCAATTGCGAACGGAATGGCCACAGCGGCAGATTGGATGTCGGCCGCTTCGTTTATATCCATGGCCGGTATCATTTCATTTTTAGGCTACGACGGCTCTGTTTTTCTTATGGGCTGGACAGGCGGTTATGTGTTGCTGGCATTATTGCTTGCGCCTTATTTGCGGAAATTTGGAAAGTTCACGGTTCCCGATTTTATTGGTGACCGCTATTATTCCAATACGGCCCGAAGTGTTGCAGTTTTCTGTGCTTTAATCGTGTCGTTTACCTATATAGCCGGACAAATGCGCGGTGTAGGTGTGGTGTTTTCCCGTTTTCTTGAAGTCGATATCAATACAGGGGTAATGATTGGAATGATTATCGTATTATTTTACGCTGTCATGGGAGGTATGAAAGGAATAACCTATACGCAAGTGGCGCAATATTGTGTTCTGATTTTTGCATTTCTTGTACCCGCTATTTTCATTTCTATTCAAATGACCAATAATCCTTTGCCAATGTTGGGCATGGGTGATACTCTGGCCGATGGTTCGGGAACCTATATGTTGGATAAGCTTGATGGATTAAGTCAAGAGCTAGGTTTTAACGCCTACACAGATGGTTCTAAAAGTATGATTGACGTTTTCGCAATAACCTTAGCTTTAATGGTAGGAACTGCAGGGTTACCCCATGTTATCGTTAGGTTTTTTACCGTAAAACGAGTAAAGGATGCAAGAAAATCGGCGGGTTATGCTTTATTGTTTATCGCTCTTTTATATATCACGGCACCGGCTGTTGCGGCTTTTGCTAAGCTTAATTTAATGGAAACCGTTAACCAAACGGAGTACAAACAATTGCCAAATTGGTTTAATACTTGGGAAGACTTAGGCTTAATCGCTTGGACCGACAAAAATCACGATGGAAAAGTACAGTATTTAGGTCCTAAATTAGATGGCGGTCCTGCACTTTCTTCTAAATCTCCAGAATTTACTGGTGAAGTTGGTGTGCATGGCGAACGTTTAATTTCAAATGCTTCAGATAATGCCAATGAGTTGTATGTAGATCGTGATATTATGGTGTTGGCAAACCCAGAAATTGCCAATTTACCTAATTGGGTTATAGCACTTGTAGCCGCAGGTTGTTTGGCGGCAGCGCTTTCAACGGCAGCAGGTTTGTTGTTGGTTATTTCATCTTCCGTATCTCACGACCTGATTAAAAAAATGATCAATCCCAATATTTCTGATAAAGGCGAATTAATAGCGGCGCGACTTTCGTCGGTAGTAGCAGTAATTGTTGCTGGATATTTTGGTATAAATCCTCCAGGGTTCGTTGCCGCTGTGGTAGCCTTGGCCTTTGGTTTAGCTGCCGCTTCATTTTTTCCAGCAATTATTTTAGGAATTTTTTATAAAAAAATGAACAAAGAAGGTGCTATTGCGGGTATGGTGGTTGGTGTAATAACAATGCTTCTTTATATGGTGAAATTTAGATTGGGCTGGTTTGATGATGCGGTGCCCGACGAAAGCGAATGGTGGTTTGGCATTTCGCCAGAAGGCTTCGGAACCGTTGCTATGGTGCTAAATTTTGTGGTTTCTATTGTCATTATGCAGTTTACTCCAGATCCACCAGAAGATGTACAAGAAATTGTTGAAAATATTAGAATACCAAGTGGAGCAGGAGAGGCAACGCATCATTAA
- a CDS encoding DUF4212 domain-containing protein, with protein sequence MTKNNAKAYWKENLRYLFILLSIWFLVSFVAGILLKDALNEIKLGGFKLGFWFAQQGAIYVFVILIFVYVRLMNKLDKKYGFDN encoded by the coding sequence ATGACTAAAAACAATGCAAAGGCCTATTGGAAAGAAAACCTTAGGTATTTATTTATCCTTTTATCAATTTGGTTCCTCGTGTCTTTTGTGGCCGGAATTTTATTAAAAGATGCCTTAAACGAAATAAAACTAGGCGGCTTTAAACTAGGATTTTGGTTCGCGCAACAGGGAGCAATTTACGTATTCGTAATACTAATTTTTGTATACGTAAGATTAATGAATAAACTGGATAAAAAATACGGATTTGATAACTAA